The following coding sequences are from one Panicum hallii strain FIL2 chromosome 5, PHallii_v3.1, whole genome shotgun sequence window:
- the LOC112893160 gene encoding pentatricopeptide repeat-containing protein At2g03880, mitochondrial-like translates to MVLPPGTGLVAYNAAISRCARAGLYPRALALFREMRARGLRADEYTLPPLLNSAALLRAPPAARALHALLLRAGLASHLHVANALVDAYAKLSRPAAARAVFDGMPARDVVTWTSLLTGLARAGAHGEAARVYSGMVAAGVGPDEFAVAAALSSCAGSTMLDMGRSVHAAAVRRGLEPFLSVGNSLVSMYAKTGALRDARAVFDAMPARCTITWTALIVGCAQNGRGRQSLEIYADMVRSGCRPDYVTFIGLLFACSHAGLVDAGQAHFRSMVTDYGIAPGPDHYACMVDLLGRAGRLEEAMDLLNGSSTELDATVGKALLGACHVHRNAELAEHAAEMVWRLDPTDAVPYVMLSNLYSRARRWGDVARIRALMKSRGITKEPGCSWVGVNGVAHLFHVEDRGHPRAAEIYGKVEEMTERIRAEGYVPDTDWALQDEAPEGRERGLAYHSERLAVAFGLLAVPAAAPIRVFKNLRVCGDCHAAIKMVAKVYGREIILRDANCFHHMKDGACSCGDYW, encoded by the coding sequence atggtgttGCCGCCGGGCACGGGGCTGGTGGCCTACAACGCGGCCATCTCCCGCTGCGCCCGCGCGGGCCTCtacccgcgcgcgctcgccctgTTCCGCGAGATGCGCGCCCGGGGCCTGCGCGCCGACGAGTACACCCTCCCGCCGCTCCTCAACTCCGCCGCGCTCCTGCGCGCCCCGCCCGCGGCGCGCGCGCTGCACGCCCTGCTCCTCCGCGCGGGCCTCGCGTCCCACCTCCACGTCGCCAACGCGCTCGTCGACGCCTACGCCAAGCTGTcccgcccggccgccgcgcgcgccgtgtTCGACGGAATGCCGGCCCGGGACGTGGTCACCTGGACCTCCCTCCTCACGGGGCTCGCGCGCGCCGGGGCGCACGGCGAGGCCGCCCGTGTGTACAGCGGCATGGTGGCCGCGGGGGTCGGCCCCGACGAGTTCGCCGTCGCGGCCGCCCTCAGCTCCTGCGCGGGCTCCACCATGCTCGACATGGGGCGGTCGGTGCACGCCGCGGCGGTCCGGCGCGGGCTCGAGCCGTTCCTCTCGGTCGGGAACTCGCTCGTGTCCATGTACGCCAAGACCGGCGCGCTGCGCGACGCGCGGGCGGTGTTCGACGCGATGCCGGCGCGGTGCACCATCACGTGGACGGCCCTGATCGTCGGGTGCGCGCAGAACGGCCGCGGAAGGCAGTCGCTCGAGATCTACGCCGACATGGTCCGGTCCGGGTGCAGGCCGGACTACGTGACCTTCATCGGCCTGCTCTTCGCGTGCAGCCACGCCGGCCTCGTCGACGCCGGCCAGGCTCACTTCCGGTCCATGGTCACCGACTACGGCATCGCTCCCGGACCGGATCACTACGCGTGCATGGTCGACTTGCTAGGCCGGGCGGGGCGGCTGGAGGAAGCCATGGACCTGCTGAACGGGAGCTCGACAGAGCTGGACGCCACAGTGGGTAAGGCGCTGCTGGGCGCGTGCCATGTGCACCGGAACGCGGAGCTCGCGGAACACGCGGCCGAGATGGTGTGGAGGCTGGACCCGacggacgccgtgccgtacgtcaTGCTCTCCAACCTCTACTCCCGGGCGAGGCGTTGGGGCGACGTCGCCAGGATCCGCGCGCTGATGAAGTCGAGAGGGATCACCAAGGAGCCCGGGTGCAGCTGGGTCGGGGTGAACGGCGTGGCGCACCTGTTCCACGTCGAGGACCGCGGCCACCCGCGCGCGGCCGAGATCTACGGGAAGGTGGAGGAGATGACGGAGAGGATCCGGGCCGAAGGGTACGTGCCGGACACGGACTGGGCGTTGCAGGACGAGGCGccggaggggagggagagggggctgGCGTACCACAGCGAGAGGCTCGCGGTGGCCTTCGGGCTGCTCGCCGTGCCGGCGGCCGCGCCCATCCGTGTGTTCAAGAACCTCCGGGTGTGCGGCGACTGCCATGCCGCGATCAAGATGGTCGCCAAGGTGTACGGCAGGGAGATCATTCTGAGAGATGCGAACTGCTTCCACCACATGAAGGATGGAGCTTGTTCTTGTGGTGATTACTGGTAG
- the LOC112894835 gene encoding uncharacterized protein LOC112894835, which produces MPLTRVAADAFGVLTIALFALFAALGLFCIFQSVYFRCRIRRGSSFLPLGYFNGPWVTRIALILITIWWGVGEIVRLSFLKKKLFSSLAWQRNICDVYILSNLGFAEPGIFFAFAFLLHGSLQKRELGTLNQRWNWKTMAYMLVFCIPVFLVQAILVFVGPKFVRDENSELGRRKIAKYFIRTSMAVGDTSVCTYPLFGTIFLGLVDAILMSYVSYVGTRVLSLVINKALRRRVSLLMLSVLCFLPIRVLLLGFSVLPKPGDVAFEGIIFLSFLMMLSCTTVGILLLVYYPVADSLALRDIGHREIAEMVPYDDYYYEGASVVANQSFREIERNSDTSTKRGSISFRTMIREDQLQQDAADEIGFSSRSGVQIGSPSGSSPSAAMPMLPLKEVPRY; this is translated from the coding sequence ATGCCCCTGACCAGAGTAGCTGCCGATGCATTCGGTGTGTTGACAATTGCACTGTTTGCCCTGTTCGCTGCTCTGGGCCTCTTCTGCATTTTCCAGTCAGTCTACTTCAGGTGTCGGATCCGGAGAGGGTCCTCCTTCCTTCCGCTTGGTTACTTTAACGGTCCATGGGTGACTCGCATTGCTCTGATTCTGATCACCATTTGGTGGGGAGTAGGGGAGATAGTGAGGTTGAGCTTCTTGAAGAAAAAGTTGTTCTCAAGCTTAGCGTGGCAGAGGAATATATGTGATGTGTACATACTTTCGAATCTAGGGTTTGCAGAGCCAGGGATCTTCTTTGCATTTGCGTTCCTGCTCCATGGCTCATTACAGAAGAGGGAGCTGGGCACTTTGAACCAAAGATGGAATTGGAAGACTATGGCCTACATGTTGGTTTTCTGCATTCCAGTGTTCCTTGTGCAGGCAATTCTAGTGTTTGTTGGGCCAAAATTTGTTAGAGATGAGAACAGTGAACTGGGGAGGAGAAAGATTGCTAAATACTTCATACGGACGTCTATGGCAGTTGGAGATACAAGCGTTTGCACTTACCCATTGTTTGGCACCATTTTTCTGGGACTTGTAGATGCTATCCTGATGAGCTATGTATCATATGTCGGAACTCGGGTGCTGTCCTTGGTCATCAACAAGGCACTGCGAAGGAGGGTTTCCCTGCTGATGCTGTCAGTGCTCTGCTTCCTTCCTATCAGGGTGCTTCTCCTTGGGTTTTCAGTCCTACCCAAGCCTGGAGACGTTGCCTTTGAGGGCATTATCTTCCTGTCATTCTTGATGATGCTGTCCTGCACAACTGTTGGGATACTCCTGCTGGTTTACTACCCTGTAGCTGATTCATTGGCCCTCCGAGATATAGGCCACAGGGAAATAGCAGAGATGGTGCCCTATGATGATTATTACTATGAAGGTGCGTCAGTTGTGGCCAACCAGAGTTTCCGAGAAATTGAGCGGAATTCTGACACTTCAACAAAGCGGGGCTCCATATCCTTCCGCACAATGATCAGGGAAGACCAGCTCCAGCAGGATGCTGCAGATGAGATTGGCTTCTCTTCTCGCAGTGGTGTCCAAATTGGATCACCCTCAGGATCTTCGCCAAGCGCTGCAATGCCCATGCTCCCCCTCAAGGAAGTACCTAGATACTAA
- the LOC112893163 gene encoding uncharacterized protein LOC112893163, whose protein sequence is MTPLSPFHPSFPFSSVPPNPSARLRCQTLAGHLREMDEDWELLLASPKAAAEPYAGGGGEDDAGAIKHDYFDLGSDAKYPRRASLSKEDEEEEVEGLLAASDNASWVEPDPDDLLFPGRDRAALWSDSSSDGERPEVEVTEPVERTRAEAGAAAEEEGAEGAVAKGGGPVRWWKLPLDALRVWALRAARSAWSVPFAVALLGFAVLGRRLYRMRRQSKAVGRVRLVLDEKKASQFKGQASRLNESTAMLRRAPIIKPMLPANGVTPWPVLGHL, encoded by the exons ATGACACCACTCTCCCCTTTCCACCCGTCCTTCCCCTTCTCCTCGGTGCCTCCGAATCCCAGCGCACGCCTCCGCTGCCAAACCCTAGCCGGCCACCTCCGCGAGATGGACGAGGACTGGGAGCTCCTGCTCGCGTCCCCCAAGGCGGCGGCCGAACCGTAcgccggtggcggcggggaggaTGACGCCGGCGCCATCAAGCACGACTACTTCGACCTCGGCTCCGACGCCAAGTACCCCAGGAGGGCGTCGCTGTCgaaggaggacgaggaggaggaggtggaggggcTTCTTGCGGCGTCGGACAACGCGAGCTGGGTGGAGCCGGACCCGGATGATCTCCTTTTCCCCGGCCGTGACCGAGCGGCTCTGTGGTCGGACTCGTCCTCGGACGGGGAGAGGCCGGAGGTCGAGGTGACCGAACCTGTGGAGCGGACCAGGgcggaggccggggcggcggcggaggaggagggggccgaGGGCGCGGTGGCGAAGGGAGGAGGACCTGTCCGGTGGTGGAAGCTGCCGCTGGACGCGCTGCGCGTGTGGGCCCTGCGCGCGGCGAGGAGCGCCTGGTCGGTGCCGTTCGCCGTCGCGCTGCTCGGCTTCGCCGTGCTCGGGCGCCGGCTGTACCGGATGCGCCGCCAGAGCAAGGCCGTCGGGCGCGTCCGCCTCGTCCTCGACGAAAAG AAGGCATCCCAATTCAAGGGCCAAGCATCACGTCTGAATGAATCCACAGCTATGCTGCGGCGAGCTCCAATCATAAAGCCTATGCTTCCTGCAAATGGAGTTACTCCATGGCCTGTCCTGGGACACCTGTGA
- the LOC112893161 gene encoding uncharacterized protein LOC112893161, whose amino-acid sequence MRPPQLPPSPVLSSHFSPPAAPGASPWRRRRLLHRGRAFQPPLSSLREPNKATLRKASPNVPFRLGGGGSGNPKDRRPAADEEEEEEAKGGGGSGAVTGTLLAGALLVGVVGGFGAAGYVYKDQINSFLTQFSGFIDGYGPAGYALFVLVYAGLEVLAIPAIPLTMSAGLLFGSVTGTIIVSVSGTLAAAAAFLIARYFARERILKLVEGNKKFLAIDKAIGENGFKVVTLLRLSPLLPFSLGNYLYGLTSVKFLPYVLGSWLGMLPGSWAYVSAGAFGRAIIQDESEIGLQGNGQLWTLGVGLLFTAVAAAYVTRLAKDAVKEIDD is encoded by the exons ATGAGGCCGCCGCAGCTCCCCCCCTCCCCCGTCCTCTCCTCCCActtctcgccgccggcggcgcccggggcctcgccgtggcggcggcggcggctgctgcacCGGGGGCGGGCCTTCCAGCCGCCGCTATCCTCGCTGCGGGAGCCCAACAAGGCCACGCTACGCAAGGCCTCGCCCAACGTCCCCTTccgcctcggcggcggcgggagcggcaACCCCAAGgaccgccgccccgccgccgatgaggaggaggaggaggaggcgaaagGCGGTGGCGGCTCCGGGGCCGTTACAGGGACGCTGCTCGCTGGAGCGCTCTTGGTTGGGGTCGTAGGGGGCTTTGGGGCGGCCGGTTACGTGTACAAGGACCAGATCAACTCCTTCCTCACGCAATTCTCTGGGTTCATTGATG GTTATGGTCCCGCTGGATATGCTCTTTTCGTACTTGTATATGCAGGATTGGAG GTTCTTGCAATTCCAGCAATACCTTTAACCATGTCAGCTGGTCTATTATTTGGCAGTGTCACTGGTACAATTATTGTTTCGGTCAGTGGAACA CTAGCTGCAGCAGCGGCCTTCCTTATTGCTAGATACTTTGCCAGAGAGAGAATTCTCAAACTGGTTGAAGGAAATAAGAAGTTCCTAGCAATTGATAAGGCAATTGGTGAAAATGGATTTAAAGTTGTTACTCTGCTTCGTTTGAGTCCCCTATTGCCTTTCTCCCTTGGGAACTACCTATATGGCTTGACTTCAGTGAAGTTCTTGCCTTATGTCTTGGGCAG TTGGTTGGGAATGCTTCCAGGATCATGGGCTTATGTCAGTGCTGGTGCATTCGGGCGAGCTATAATT CAAGATGAATCAGAGATTGGTTTGCAAGGAAATGGACAGCTATGGACACTGGGTGTAGGGTTATTATTTACAGCCGTTGCAGCTGCTTATGTAACAAGGCTTGCAAAG GATGCTGTAAAGGAGATCGACGATTAG